Proteins from a single region of Desulfuribacillus stibiiarsenatis:
- a CDS encoding polysaccharide biosynthesis protein has translation MGKMLRVSFLVVIDAILINFAFYSALLLRFDGNIPPNFMSGFIQLTPTFTGVFLIGFFAFGLYNRLWEYASIGELTSVVASITVAMVVNAGVFFFASTGTAYLLPRSVLIIAWILTMILIGGSRLSWRIFRDFTFRHKSNNSNLKAKPILIYGAGDAGAILAKELRSHYYGDSTLVGFIDDDTKKKNLKLLSYPILGDRTQLQEIVEKYRIEEIILAMPSEQRDNIREIVDACQQTSAKVKILPGMYDLIEGNVTVNQIREVNIEDLLGRDPIKVDLEGISDYLANKVILVTGAGGSIGSELCRQIIQFNPKKLLLLDNCENNVYEIEMELRNDYATDIDASCLVPIVKDVRDWQAIKGAFQQYTPDVVFHAAAHKHVPLMEANPEEAIKNNVMGTYHVAKAAHQFGSKRFVLVSTDKAVNPTSVMGASKRVAEMVIQHLDKQSETSFVAVRFGNVLGSRGSVVPLFKKQIAAGGPVTVTDDKMIRYFMTIPEAVQLIIQAGAMAKGGEIFVLDMGDPVKIIDLAKTMIKLSGFGPYKDIDIVITGMRPGEKLYEELLSAEEGVNATFHKRIFVAKPNGLNVRLIEDTMKNIDNLSLPRSHDDTIALLQAFIPSFRRNGETSSTIQCSTEIEESLKQYNDNKDYIRSGGQ, from the coding sequence ATGGGAAAGATGCTACGAGTTTCATTTCTAGTCGTTATAGATGCTATTCTAATAAATTTTGCTTTTTATAGCGCACTGCTATTGCGTTTTGATGGAAATATTCCACCAAACTTCATGTCGGGTTTCATACAGCTAACACCAACTTTTACAGGAGTATTCCTAATCGGTTTTTTTGCTTTTGGATTATATAATCGTTTGTGGGAATATGCTAGCATAGGAGAGCTTACTAGTGTCGTTGCATCGATTACTGTTGCTATGGTAGTTAACGCTGGTGTCTTTTTCTTTGCTTCAACAGGCACTGCATATCTTTTGCCTCGAAGTGTATTAATTATTGCTTGGATTCTAACAATGATACTTATAGGAGGGTCTCGCCTGTCGTGGAGGATTTTTCGAGATTTTACTTTCCGACATAAAAGTAATAATAGTAATCTCAAAGCGAAACCTATTCTTATCTATGGCGCTGGTGATGCAGGTGCGATATTAGCGAAAGAATTACGTAGCCATTACTATGGTGACAGTACACTAGTAGGGTTTATTGATGATGACACGAAAAAGAAAAACCTTAAATTATTGAGCTATCCCATACTTGGCGATCGAACTCAATTGCAGGAAATAGTTGAAAAGTATCGTATTGAAGAAATTATCCTTGCAATGCCTTCAGAGCAAAGAGATAACATTCGAGAAATAGTAGATGCTTGTCAGCAGACATCTGCAAAGGTGAAGATTTTACCCGGCATGTATGATTTAATCGAAGGAAATGTGACTGTTAATCAAATCCGTGAAGTGAATATCGAGGATCTCTTAGGAAGAGATCCAATAAAGGTAGACTTAGAAGGAATATCTGATTATCTTGCAAATAAAGTCATTCTTGTAACTGGTGCTGGTGGGTCCATTGGTTCTGAGCTTTGCCGTCAAATTATTCAGTTCAACCCAAAGAAGTTATTACTGTTAGATAACTGTGAGAACAATGTATATGAGATAGAAATGGAATTGAGAAACGATTATGCCACTGATATTGATGCTAGCTGTTTAGTACCTATCGTCAAGGATGTACGGGATTGGCAAGCCATCAAGGGTGCTTTCCAGCAATATACACCAGACGTAGTATTCCATGCTGCTGCCCATAAACATGTGCCGCTTATGGAAGCGAATCCAGAAGAAGCAATTAAGAATAATGTCATGGGCACGTACCATGTGGCAAAGGCAGCCCATCAGTTTGGTTCCAAGCGGTTCGTCCTCGTATCTACAGATAAGGCTGTAAATCCTACTAGTGTGATGGGAGCATCAAAGAGAGTTGCTGAAATGGTTATTCAACACTTGGATAAGCAAAGTGAAACTAGCTTCGTAGCTGTACGTTTCGGAAATGTATTAGGTAGCCGTGGTAGTGTTGTACCACTGTTTAAGAAACAAATTGCCGCTGGAGGTCCAGTGACTGTTACAGATGATAAGATGATTCGTTACTTCATGACAATACCAGAAGCTGTTCAGCTTATTATCCAAGCCGGGGCAATGGCCAAAGGTGGAGAAATCTTCGTCCTTGATATGGGTGACCCAGTGAAAATCATAGATCTAGCAAAGACGATGATTAAGTTATCAGGTTTCGGACCGTACAAGGATATTGACATAGTCATTACGGGTATGAGACCAGGAGAAAAGCTATATGAAGAGTTATTATCTGCAGAAGAAGGAGTAAATGCAACCTTCCATAAGCGCATCTTCGTAGCAAAACCGAATGGATTAAATGTACGATTAATAGAGGATACGATGAAGAATATAGATAATTTAAGCTTGCCAAGAAGTCATGATGATACAATTGCCTTGTTACAAGCATTCATCCCGTCATTTCGTAGAAATGGAGAAACGAGTTCTACTATACAGTGTTCAACAGAAATCGAAGAGTCATTAAAGCAATATAATGATAATAAGGATTATATTCGTAGTGGTGGACAGTAA